The following coding sequences are from one Nonlabens arenilitoris window:
- a CDS encoding ABC transporter ATP-binding protein, whose amino-acid sequence MARRAPASIKEQSKKGKTFSFSALKTLPRFFKEIWRASPKLFVTNFVARLLTAISPVALLWVGKLIIDEVILQISLDQQDLTQLWTYVGIELGIAIIADLLNRLINLTDGLIGDLYSNASSEKIIRKTNELTLEQLEDPDFYDKLERARQQTSGRVGLMSASLSQIQSIISIGSLIAGLIYFEPLLIILLVLSIIPSFINEAKYSSHRYSVARSWTAERRELDYLRFIGANNQTAKEVKLFGLTDYIAARFRKLSGDYYEINKKLSLKQSIYGSLFNVLGILSYYGAYIFIIFKVISGTLSIGELTFLSGSFNRLRNNLQGFFSRFTAISESSLYLRDYFDFLDIEVTDEATVYTPIPAEIKEGFEIRNVHFGYAGSDIEVLKGINFKIRAGEKMAFVGQNGAGKTTLIKLILRFYEPTKGEILLDGINISKFNKQEYRKRFGVIFQDFFKYEFSLRENIAVGNIDELTNDPMIHDAADRSLANQVVEVMKDGIDQQLGRRFAKGQELSGGQWQKVALARAYMKDADVIVLDEPTSALDAQAEYDVFERFIGLTKGKTSIIISHRFSTVRMADRILVLENGTVAEIGTHEELMSQPKLYEKLFNLQAAGYQ is encoded by the coding sequence GTGGCGAGAAGAGCACCTGCATCAATAAAAGAACAAAGTAAAAAGGGAAAAACGTTCTCTTTCAGTGCATTAAAGACTTTACCTAGGTTTTTTAAAGAAATATGGCGTGCCAGTCCTAAATTATTTGTGACCAATTTTGTGGCAAGATTGCTTACCGCTATTAGTCCTGTAGCACTTTTATGGGTCGGTAAATTAATCATCGATGAGGTGATTTTACAAATTTCACTGGATCAACAAGACCTGACACAATTATGGACCTATGTAGGTATTGAACTAGGAATAGCCATTATAGCTGATTTATTGAATCGATTGATCAATTTAACGGACGGACTTATAGGTGATTTATATTCTAATGCATCTTCAGAAAAAATCATTAGAAAAACTAATGAACTAACTCTAGAACAATTAGAAGATCCAGATTTTTATGATAAGCTAGAGCGCGCAAGACAACAAACTAGTGGTCGTGTAGGATTGATGAGCGCCTCTTTAAGTCAGATACAAAGTATTATCTCTATAGGATCGTTAATTGCCGGTTTAATTTACTTTGAGCCTTTACTTATCATCCTATTAGTATTAAGTATCATACCATCATTTATAAATGAGGCAAAATACAGCTCTCACCGCTACTCTGTGGCACGCAGCTGGACGGCAGAACGTCGTGAGTTGGACTATCTAAGGTTTATAGGAGCTAATAATCAGACCGCCAAAGAGGTCAAGCTTTTTGGGCTAACCGATTATATCGCTGCACGATTTAGAAAATTATCTGGTGATTATTATGAGATCAATAAAAAGCTATCCTTAAAGCAAAGCATTTATGGCTCTCTATTTAATGTATTGGGAATATTATCTTATTATGGAGCTTATATTTTTATCATTTTTAAAGTAATTTCAGGTACCTTAAGTATTGGTGAATTAACGTTCTTATCTGGTTCGTTTAATAGACTGCGCAATAATTTACAAGGCTTCTTTTCAAGATTTACAGCCATTTCAGAAAGCTCCTTATATCTGAGAGATTATTTTGATTTTTTAGATATTGAGGTCACTGATGAGGCGACTGTCTACACTCCTATTCCTGCAGAAATAAAAGAAGGTTTTGAAATCAGAAACGTTCATTTTGGATATGCAGGTAGTGACATAGAAGTCCTTAAAGGCATCAATTTTAAAATTAGAGCTGGAGAAAAAATGGCATTTGTGGGACAAAATGGAGCTGGAAAAACGACCTTGATCAAATTGATTTTACGTTTTTATGAACCTACAAAAGGTGAAATCTTACTAGACGGAATCAACATCTCTAAGTTCAATAAACAAGAGTATAGAAAACGTTTTGGAGTCATATTTCAAGATTTTTTTAAGTATGAATTTAGCTTACGCGAAAACATCGCTGTTGGAAACATAGATGAATTAACTAACGACCCGATGATACACGACGCAGCAGATCGCAGTCTCGCTAACCAAGTAGTCGAAGTTATGAAAGACGGAATTGATCAACAATTAGGAAGACGTTTTGCAAAAGGTCAAGAACTAAGTGGTGGACAATGGCAAAAAGTAGCTCTAGCTCGTGCCTATATGAAAGATGCCGATGTTATTGTACTTGACGAACCTACTAGTGCTCTCGACGCACAAGCTGAGTATGATGTATTTGAGCGATTTATAGGACTTACTAAAGGTAAAACTAGTATTATCATCTCACATCGATTTTCTACCGTTAGAATGGCAGATCGCATATTAGTCCTTGAAAATGGTACGGTAGCAGAAATAGGTACACATGAAGAACTTATGTCACAGCCTAAATTATATGAGAAGTTATTTAATCTACAGGCCGCAGGCTATCAATAA
- a CDS encoding polysaccharide lyase family 7 protein codes for MNLKIDYSIKKHLIYIILSILFVAIVYACSAHKNTIQGNSISTKLDPNLTPSENFDLSHWKITLSSGKERTVEEINNGFTLNNQFYTDPKDGGMVFKNYPKGAGTTQNSTYSRVELREMLRGNNSSINTKGITGNNWVFSSSTIENQEKAGAIDGVLKATLKVNRVTETSGSKEQVGRIIIGQIHASDDEPIRLYYHKQPDHRKGAIYFAHEPRYSQELYINMIGNYVDEKGSAVGKYNGASSPSNGIALDEEFSYKIEARGNSLKVDLYDNDGKNIASEEVDMTRSGFANDWMYFKAGVYSGNKKVLSSSDFEQVTFYNLEVVH; via the coding sequence ATGAATTTAAAGATTGATTATTCTATTAAAAAGCATCTGATATACATCATTTTATCAATTTTATTCGTTGCTATCGTTTACGCCTGCTCAGCTCATAAGAACACTATTCAAGGTAACTCAATATCTACTAAATTAGATCCTAATTTAACTCCTTCTGAAAATTTTGACTTATCGCATTGGAAAATCACATTGTCTTCTGGAAAAGAAAGAACGGTAGAAGAAATAAATAATGGATTTACACTTAACAATCAGTTTTACACCGATCCAAAAGATGGTGGAATGGTCTTCAAAAATTATCCTAAAGGTGCTGGGACGACACAAAACTCCACTTATTCCAGAGTAGAACTACGTGAAATGTTGCGAGGAAATAATTCCAGTATAAACACTAAAGGAATCACAGGTAACAATTGGGTTTTTAGTTCATCAACGATTGAGAATCAAGAAAAGGCTGGAGCGATTGATGGTGTTTTAAAAGCAACTTTAAAAGTTAATCGTGTTACTGAAACCTCTGGCAGCAAGGAACAAGTAGGAAGAATAATAATAGGACAAATTCATGCAAGTGATGATGAACCTATACGTTTATATTATCACAAACAACCTGATCATAGAAAAGGAGCTATTTACTTTGCGCACGAGCCTCGCTATTCACAAGAACTATATATTAACATGATAGGTAATTATGTAGACGAAAAGGGTAGTGCTGTCGGAAAATATAATGGAGCAAGTAGTCCTAGTAATGGAATAGCGCTTGATGAAGAGTTCTCTTATAAAATTGAGGCAAGAGGTAATTCATTAAAAGTAGATCTCTATGATAATGACGGGAAAAATATCGCTTCTGAAGAAGTAGACATGACCAGAAGTGGCTTTGCAAATGACTGGATGTACTTTAAAGCAGGAGTATATTCTGGTAATAAAAAAGTACTGAGTTCCTCAGATTTTGAGCAAGTTACTTTTTATAATTTAGAGGTTGTGCATTAA
- the katG gene encoding catalase/peroxidase HPI, producing the protein MKTILIYSSIAIVALLGLFGGYYYTFHMNKPTDVAATSKAECPLGFGSTKSAGSMIKGEGKTNQQWWPNSLDLSVLRQNSDMSNPLGEEFNYKKEFESLDYEALKKDIELALTDSKDWWPADFGNYGGLFIRMAWHSAGTYRTGDGRGGTREGKQRFAPQNSWADNANLDKARRLLWPVKQKYGQKISWADLMILAGNVSFENMGLETLGFAGGREDTWEPQTNVYWGSESEMLGDERFNEDRELETPLAASQMGLIYVNPEGPNGNPDPVLAAHDIRQTFGRMGMNDEETVALIAGGHTLGKTHGASSGENLGAAPEGAAIEDQGMGWKSSHKSGKGADAVTSGLEVTWTNTPTQWGIGYFKSLFEHEWKLTKSPGGAHQFEAVNPEKMYPHAFDKNKQVAPTMLVTDLSLIKDPEYLKISKRFYENPEEFDAAFAKAWFKLTHRDMGPSTTYLGPEVPQEQFIWQDPIPARDYNLVSTNDVNTLKGKIKAYGLTTNELVTTAWNAASTYRHGDRRGGANGGRIQLEPQVNWASNNPAQLKKVLKVYRDIKNDFDTSSKKISIADLVVLGGNVAIENAAKKAGYSIEVPFTPGRTDATQDQTDMDGTNLLKPMADGFTNFQQKEYTLTPEQLLVDKAQQLTLSAPEMTVLVGGMRALGANYDGSATGILTEQPGTLSNDFFKNLLSMDYSWKPVENNKNLFDIVERNTNKKKWNATRVDLIFGSNSELRALSEVYASEDAKERFVNDFVAAWTKVMQLDRFDLM; encoded by the coding sequence ATGAAAACAATATTAATTTATTCAAGTATAGCGATAGTCGCTTTACTAGGTCTTTTTGGAGGCTATTATTACACCTTCCACATGAATAAACCTACTGATGTAGCTGCAACAAGTAAGGCAGAATGTCCGCTTGGTTTCGGCAGCACAAAGTCAGCCGGATCGATGATAAAGGGTGAAGGAAAGACTAATCAACAATGGTGGCCTAATTCTTTAGACTTAAGTGTCCTACGTCAAAACAGTGATATGTCTAATCCACTAGGAGAAGAATTCAACTATAAAAAAGAATTTGAAAGCCTAGACTATGAAGCACTTAAGAAAGACATTGAACTAGCCTTAACAGACTCAAAAGACTGGTGGCCGGCAGATTTTGGTAACTATGGTGGACTATTCATAAGAATGGCATGGCACAGTGCTGGTACCTATAGAACTGGTGATGGTCGTGGTGGTACTCGAGAAGGTAAACAACGATTTGCGCCACAAAATAGCTGGGCAGATAATGCTAACCTTGATAAAGCTAGAAGATTATTATGGCCAGTAAAACAAAAATATGGACAAAAAATCTCTTGGGCTGATTTAATGATTCTAGCCGGAAATGTTTCTTTTGAAAACATGGGGCTTGAAACATTAGGATTTGCTGGTGGTCGTGAAGACACATGGGAACCACAGACTAATGTTTATTGGGGTTCTGAAAGCGAAATGTTAGGTGATGAACGATTCAACGAAGATAGAGAATTAGAAACACCACTAGCAGCCTCTCAAATGGGATTGATATATGTAAATCCAGAAGGTCCTAATGGTAATCCAGATCCTGTATTAGCAGCACACGATATTCGTCAGACTTTTGGACGTATGGGAATGAATGATGAAGAAACCGTGGCACTAATCGCTGGTGGACATACATTAGGTAAAACACATGGTGCTTCAAGCGGTGAAAATTTAGGTGCTGCTCCAGAAGGTGCCGCAATTGAAGATCAAGGCATGGGATGGAAAAGCTCACACAAAAGCGGTAAAGGAGCTGATGCTGTTACCTCTGGACTAGAAGTTACATGGACTAATACACCTACTCAATGGGGAATTGGTTATTTTAAAAGTCTTTTTGAACATGAATGGAAACTAACTAAAAGTCCAGGAGGCGCACACCAGTTTGAGGCCGTTAATCCAGAGAAAATGTATCCGCATGCGTTTGATAAGAATAAGCAAGTTGCTCCTACAATGTTAGTGACCGATTTATCTTTAATAAAAGATCCAGAATACCTTAAGATTTCTAAGAGATTTTATGAAAACCCAGAGGAATTTGATGCCGCTTTCGCGAAAGCGTGGTTCAAACTAACTCATAGAGACATGGGACCTAGCACTACTTATCTAGGACCTGAAGTGCCGCAAGAGCAATTTATCTGGCAAGACCCAATACCAGCTAGAGACTACAATCTAGTATCTACAAATGATGTTAATACACTTAAAGGAAAAATAAAGGCTTATGGATTAACAACTAATGAGCTTGTTACAACGGCATGGAACGCTGCATCTACTTACCGTCATGGAGACCGTCGTGGTGGAGCAAATGGTGGTAGAATACAACTAGAGCCGCAGGTGAATTGGGCCTCAAACAATCCAGCACAGTTAAAGAAAGTACTTAAGGTTTATCGAGATATTAAAAACGATTTTGATACTTCAAGCAAAAAGATATCTATAGCAGATCTTGTGGTGCTAGGTGGAAATGTTGCCATTGAAAATGCTGCAAAAAAAGCAGGCTACTCAATAGAAGTACCTTTTACACCTGGTAGAACTGATGCTACACAAGATCAAACAGATATGGATGGTACTAACTTATTGAAACCGATGGCAGATGGATTTACAAACTTCCAGCAAAAGGAATATACATTAACTCCAGAACAGTTATTAGTAGATAAGGCTCAGCAATTAACATTGAGCGCACCAGAAATGACTGTCTTAGTAGGTGGAATGCGTGCGCTAGGCGCTAATTATGATGGTTCTGCCACAGGGATCTTGACTGAGCAGCCTGGAACTTTATCAAATGATTTCTTTAAAAATCTGTTGAGCATGGATTATAGTTGGAAGCCTGTAGAGAACAATAAGAATCTTTTTGATATTGTAGAGCGCAACACTAATAAGAAAAAATGGAATGCAACACGCGTTGATCTAATTTTCGGTTCTAATTCTGAACTAAGAGCATTGTCTGAAGTTTATGCTAGTGAAGATGCTAAAGAGCGTTTTGTAAACGATTTTGTAGCAGCATGGACTAAAGTGATGCAGCTAGATCGTTTTGATTTAATGTAA
- the dnaK gene encoding molecular chaperone DnaK: MSKIIGIDLGTTNSCVSVMEGSEPVVIPNAEGKRTTPSVIAFVEGGEIKVGDPAKRQAVTNPTKTVASVKRFMGNKFSESSNEASRVPYSVVKGDNDTPRVDIDGRLYTPQELSAMILQKMKKTAEDYLGQEVTGAVITVPAYFNDSQRQATKEAGEIAGLKVERIINEPTAAALAYGMDKKDTDQKIVVFDFGGGTHDVSILELGDGVFEVLSTDGDTHLGGDDVDQKIIDWLADEFKAAEDIDLRQDPMALQRLKEAAEKAKIELSSSAQTEINLPYVTATASGPKHLVKTLTRSAFEKLINDLVKRTIEPCQTALKNAGLSTGDIDEIILVGGSTRIPAVQEAVEKFFGKAPSKGVNPDEVVAIGAAIQGGVLTGDVKDVLLLDVTPLSLGIETMGGVMTKLIDANTTIPTKKSQVFSTAADNQPSVEIHVLQGERSMAADNKTIGRFHLSDIPPARRGTPQIEVTFDIDANGIIKVSAEDKATGKKQDIRIEASSGLSEEEIEKMKADAAANADADKKAKETADKLNAADQMIFQTEQQLEEFGDKLPEDKKAPITDALEELKKAYETKDIAVIDPALEKLNTVWTAASEEMYKAQADAQGGQPGPDAGAQQQAGDDTSDVEDVDFEEVK; the protein is encoded by the coding sequence ATGAGTAAAATAATCGGAATAGACTTAGGGACGACAAACAGCTGTGTTTCTGTAATGGAAGGAAGCGAGCCTGTAGTAATTCCTAATGCTGAAGGAAAACGTACTACTCCATCTGTAATCGCTTTTGTAGAAGGTGGTGAGATTAAAGTAGGTGATCCTGCAAAAAGACAAGCGGTAACTAACCCAACTAAAACGGTTGCATCTGTAAAGCGTTTTATGGGTAACAAATTTAGCGAGTCTAGCAATGAAGCTTCACGTGTACCTTACAGTGTAGTTAAAGGTGACAACGATACACCACGTGTAGATATCGATGGTCGTTTGTACACACCACAAGAATTAAGTGCTATGATTCTTCAAAAAATGAAGAAAACAGCAGAAGATTATCTAGGACAAGAAGTAACTGGTGCAGTAATTACAGTACCTGCATATTTTAATGATTCTCAACGTCAAGCAACTAAAGAAGCTGGTGAGATCGCTGGTCTTAAGGTAGAGCGTATCATTAATGAGCCTACTGCTGCTGCACTAGCTTATGGTATGGATAAAAAAGATACAGATCAAAAGATCGTGGTATTTGACTTTGGTGGTGGAACACATGACGTTTCTATCCTAGAACTAGGTGACGGTGTATTTGAGGTATTATCAACAGATGGTGATACACACCTAGGTGGTGATGATGTTGATCAAAAAATCATCGACTGGTTAGCAGATGAGTTTAAAGCTGCAGAAGATATAGACCTTAGACAAGATCCTATGGCTCTACAACGTCTTAAAGAAGCTGCTGAGAAAGCAAAAATCGAGCTTTCTTCAAGTGCACAAACTGAAATTAACTTACCATATGTTACCGCTACTGCTAGTGGTCCTAAGCACCTTGTAAAAACACTTACTAGATCTGCTTTTGAGAAATTAATTAACGACTTAGTAAAAAGAACTATTGAGCCATGTCAGACAGCCTTGAAAAACGCTGGTCTTTCAACAGGTGATATCGATGAGATTATCCTTGTAGGTGGATCAACTCGTATTCCTGCAGTACAGGAAGCTGTTGAGAAGTTCTTTGGTAAAGCGCCTTCTAAAGGTGTGAATCCAGATGAGGTTGTTGCGATAGGTGCTGCCATTCAAGGTGGTGTATTAACTGGTGATGTAAAAGATGTACTTTTACTAGATGTAACGCCACTTTCTCTAGGAATTGAAACTATGGGTGGTGTGATGACTAAGTTGATTGATGCTAACACAACAATCCCTACTAAAAAGTCACAAGTATTCTCTACTGCAGCAGATAATCAACCAAGTGTTGAGATTCATGTACTACAAGGAGAACGTTCTATGGCGGCAGATAATAAAACGATAGGTCGTTTCCACTTATCTGACATTCCACCAGCGCGTCGTGGTACCCCACAAATCGAAGTAACTTTTGATATAGATGCTAATGGTATCATCAAAGTAAGTGCTGAAGATAAAGCGACTGGTAAAAAACAAGACATACGTATTGAAGCTTCTAGCGGATTAAGTGAGGAAGAAATCGAGAAAATGAAAGCAGACGCTGCTGCAAATGCTGATGCTGATAAGAAAGCAAAAGAAACTGCAGACAAATTAAATGCGGCTGACCAGATGATTTTCCAAACTGAACAACAGTTAGAAGAATTTGGTGATAAGTTACCAGAAGACAAGAAAGCTCCTATTACAGATGCTCTTGAGGAATTAAAGAAAGCTTATGAGACCAAAGACATCGCAGTAATCGATCCTGCTCTAGAAAAACTAAACACCGTTTGGACAGCAGCAAGTGAAGAAATGTACAAAGCACAAGCAGATGCTCAAGGTGGACAACCTGGACCAGACGCTGGCGCACAACAACAAGCTGGTGATGACACAAGCGATGTTGAAGATGTAGATTTTGAAGAAGTTAAATAA
- a CDS encoding aminoacyl-histidine dipeptidase, whose translation MSEEVRKQEPQVLWNHFADLNAVPRPSKKEERVRAFMVDFGKNLGLEVIEDAIGNVIIKKPASPGMEDCKTIIMQSHIDMVHQKNNDTDFDFLTQGIDMYVDGDIIAAHGTTLGADNGIGVAAIMSVLSSNDITHPAIEALFTIDEETGMTGAKELDKTILSGTILLNLDTEEDDEIDIGCAGGVDITATKIYELENIPVDYTTAVLTVKGLNGGHSGMDIIKGLGNANKMMTRLLNAMQKAGDVHIESIHGGSLRNAIPREASAIISFKKTDELMDKFNRCKRAIHDEYKSLEAKLKISLTDTTAAKLVLNAVDSRYLVFTLLGIHNGVYRMSPYIADLVETSNNLARVILENGELQIACLTRSSVDSSKTDLASSISGVMKLAGMNVELSGDYPGWQPNTDSVILEIAKTKYETLFEHTPRVVACHAGLECGILGERYPGLDMISFGPNIRGAHSPDEHVEIPSVQKFWKYLLEILKEIPKN comes from the coding sequence ATGTCAGAAGAAGTAAGAAAGCAGGAACCACAGGTGCTTTGGAATCATTTTGCAGATTTAAATGCCGTACCACGACCTTCAAAAAAGGAGGAACGCGTACGAGCTTTTATGGTAGATTTTGGTAAAAACTTAGGTCTTGAGGTTATTGAAGATGCCATAGGAAATGTAATCATTAAAAAACCTGCGAGTCCTGGAATGGAAGATTGCAAAACGATCATCATGCAATCCCATATTGATATGGTACATCAAAAAAATAACGATACTGATTTTGATTTCCTTACACAAGGAATTGATATGTATGTTGATGGAGACATTATCGCAGCCCATGGTACAACACTAGGAGCAGATAATGGAATAGGAGTAGCAGCAATTATGTCTGTTTTATCTTCTAATGATATTACACATCCTGCGATAGAGGCATTATTTACTATTGATGAAGAAACTGGTATGACAGGTGCAAAAGAACTGGATAAGACAATCTTATCAGGAACTATTCTTTTAAATCTAGATACTGAGGAAGATGATGAGATAGATATAGGTTGTGCTGGTGGTGTTGATATCACAGCAACTAAAATATATGAGTTAGAAAATATACCGGTAGATTATACTACTGCAGTTCTTACCGTTAAAGGTCTTAATGGTGGACATAGTGGTATGGATATCATTAAAGGGCTGGGAAATGCCAATAAAATGATGACTCGCTTGCTAAATGCTATGCAAAAGGCAGGAGATGTTCATATAGAAAGTATTCATGGTGGTAGCTTGCGTAATGCAATACCGCGTGAGGCAAGTGCAATTATCAGTTTTAAGAAAACTGATGAGCTAATGGATAAATTTAATCGTTGTAAAAGGGCTATACACGATGAGTATAAATCGCTAGAAGCAAAGCTAAAGATTTCTTTAACAGATACTACTGCCGCAAAACTGGTTTTAAATGCAGTTGATAGTCGTTATCTAGTATTTACTTTATTAGGTATTCATAATGGTGTTTACCGTATGAGTCCATATATTGCAGATTTAGTAGAGACTTCTAATAATCTTGCACGTGTAATATTAGAAAATGGAGAGTTACAAATAGCATGTTTAACACGTTCTTCAGTAGATAGTTCTAAAACAGATCTAGCCTCATCGATAAGTGGTGTAATGAAACTAGCAGGAATGAATGTAGAACTTTCTGGAGATTATCCTGGGTGGCAACCTAATACTGATAGTGTCATTTTAGAAATTGCAAAGACTAAGTATGAAACATTATTTGAACACACGCCTAGAGTAGTGGCATGCCATGCAGGTCTAGAGTGTGGTATTTTAGGAGAACGTTATCCTGGATTAGATATGATATCTTTCGGCCCTAATATTAGAGGAGCTCATAGTCCTGATGAGCATGTGGAAATTCCGTCTGTTCAAAAATTCTGGAAGTATTTACTAGAGATTTTAAAAGAAATCCCTAAAAATTAA